GTCTAAGCTTTCCTTCAAGTCTGAACACTGACTTTGTGCCAGGCCTTTTCCTAAGCTGGGGCTGGGTTGGGGATGGAATGGAGACTGCGATGACCAAAAGCAGCCTCTACCCAAGGAGAAGGAGATCTGAGTTCAGGAGAGGAGGCTGTGGGAGGAGGTAGCAGCCAATCTGAGGATGTATGGTCAGGCAGGTGGAGGTATAAGAAAACATGCAGAGGCAAGAGAGTGGGGGCGTGTTCGGGAATCAGGAAGAAGCCCAGGGTGGTTGGTGTGGGGAGGTGGGAAGTGGGGCAGGAAAGGTAGGACAAGGTGCTGAATGCCAAGGTGGGGGCCTATTTCTAACTGTCATAAAGGGGGTCATGCAATGTGGGGAGCCCAGGAGCCCCGCCTAATTGCAGTGTGAGGGATTTGGGAAGCACTTGCCCCAAGCAGAGTTTAAAATGGAGATGGCAAGTGAAGCGCAGAAATCTCCTCTTTGCTCAGGAAACTGGGGTCCCACCCTGGGGACTTCTTTGGGTGAGAAGTTGAAGAGTCAGGATGGATGAGATGACCTTTCACATCTGTGAGTTTTTTTCAAGAGAACAAGTTCCTGCTGAATGGCCTGTTTCTACCCTCCAAGCTGCTCTCATTTTACCAGACTGCCCCCATCCTGGCCTGCCTTTGTGGGTTCAAGGAAGGACCTTTGTCTCAAACATCTCCCCTGCTAGTTTGACTTCTTGCCAGAATACCCCTCCCGCAATATGTGCCTTCCCTTTGCTTTTACCCAATTGTCACCTGGttcccaccctcccttccccaaTCCTGTCCCAGGGTTACCAGAGATGTGAGAAAGGACAGTGCTCTAGCATCAGTCAGAGGTCAAGCCCAGGCTTTGGCCATAAGCAAGCCTCAGAGTAGGGCTAAAGGCTAGAGTCAGGGCTCACACTTGCCAGAGCCTAGGTCAGAGGTCAGCCTGGAAAAAGAAGGCAATTCTTAGCTTATACTCAGCCTTAGTGCTCAGTCTAGGGGCAGGGTCAGTGCTTAGTTTGTGGCTAAATTCTAGTTTTGGTAGGTACATGGGTCTGCATTTCCCAGTAGCTCACACACTCACAGGTGAGATGAGATGACTCAGGTCTTAGAAACCTAGCTATAGCAGAGTGACCCAGGACCTGGATGGGCCAAATCCATGGTGATACAGGGGTCACCCAGTAAGCCAATGGTAGAGCTGCGACTAGAACCCAGGAATCCTGCCTCTGAGCCTAGGGCCCTGATCACTGTCTCCCGAAGTCTGCTCTGAATCTGGGATCCTTAAATTCTAGGAGGCAAAGCAAATTTGCCTGAGGTCTACATGGGCCCTCCTGGATAAATCTGATTATACTCTTCTACCtcccagtgccaggcacatagtagttGCTCTAGGAATGTCTACTGAGTGTCAGGTGCAAGGGGAGGGGCCAGTGGCTTGTTCAGAATTGGGGCCAGAGGAGGCTGGCTTCGGGGGAAGGATCTCCAGCTGTTGTCAGAGGAAGCGATGCCCTCATTTATCTGCCGCCCTCCCCCTCCTCCAGTGCTTGCAGCCACACTCAGAAGCCGCCCCGCTGGCAGCCGGAGGGCCCTTTCCTCTTTCAGggtgaaaaaaaaggaaaggacattTTTGGTAGAAAAGTTCCCTGCTGCTCCCTGGGAATCCCCGGTGGCCGGATAGACTACGGGATATCCCAGAGGAAGCCGAAAgccatcccccaccccctccaccctGCCCCCAGCACAATGCTGTGAGGCTTTCCCACGCTGCACCAGCTGGCCAAGGGGGCTCCTAGAGGTCATCTCGTCCAAGCCCCTGTCTGCTGGTGGGCCTGCAGGGAGCCTCTGCTACCTCTGTCATGACTAACAGCAAGTCCGAGGGGCACCTGTTTAGAGCCCAGGCCCAGCTCTGCAATGAAAGCAGAAAAGAGACAAACAAGATGGGAGGGCTGTGGGGCTTAGCAAGGGGGACTAATGTAGCCTGGAAAGAGGGTGGGGCACTGGACCTAGGGGTTGAGGATTTAGATTCCCAGGCAGGGGATGCAGAGGTTGAGCAAAGTCTGAGAGATGACAGGGAAATGATGAATTGGGAAGTCAGACTCCAGATGATAAGGCCCTGACCGCCAGCTCCCCCATGCCCTTGTCCCTGGCAGGGTATCCTCAGGTCTGAGCCCCTGGACAGCAGCCCCAGGCCCAGCTGGCCATGGCCCTGTGCCTGAAGCAGGTGTTCGCCAAGGACAAGACGTTCCGGCCGCGGAAGCGCTTTGAGCCGGGCACACAGCGCTTTGAGCTGTACAAGAAGGCACAGGCCTCTCTCAAGTCGGGCCTGGACCTGCGCAGTGTGGTGAGGCTGCCACCCGGGGAGAACATCGACGACTGGATCGCTGTGCATGTGGTGGACTTCTTCAACCGCATCAACCTCATCTACGGTACCATGGCCGAGCGCTGCAGTGAGACCAGCTGCCCGGTCATGGCCGGTGGGCCCCGCTACGAGTACCGCTGGCAAGATGAGCGCCAGTACCGGCGGCCGGCCAAGCTCTCTGCACCGCGCTATATGGCATTGCTCATGGACTGGATCGAAGGCCTCATCAACGACGAAGAGGTCTTTCCCACGCGTGTTGGTGAGCGTCACCTGGTGGGGAGGGAGCCACTGGGAGCCTATTCCACAGATGAGGATTTGGTTTGATATAGACACTCTGTGCAGGGTTGGGGGATGATTTTCATCCCCATTTTGTGGAAGAGGAAAGCGAGGTTGAAACAGGTTAAAAGTGTCTTGCTCAAGGTCAGGCATTTGACTAGGACTTCCTGACTCCCAATTTGgagcctttcttttcctttccttcctttccttccttcctttcttcttttcttctcttcttttctgaaatggagtttcactctttcgcccagtggtgtgatctcagcttactgcaacctctgcccccgccTCCCCCTCaaccggggttcaagcaattctgctgcctcagccttctgagtagctgagattacaggcacccaccaccacgcctggataatttttgtattttgtttgtttgtttgtttgtttgtttttttgagacggagtctcgctgtgtctcccaggctggagtgcagtggtgcgatctcggctcactgcaagctccgcctcccgggttcacgccattctcccgcctcagcctccgagtagctgggactacaggcgcctgccaccacgcccggctaattttttgtatttttagtagagacggggtttcaccgtgttagccaggatggtcttgatctcctgacctcgtgatccgcccgtctcggcctcccaaagtgctgggattacaggcttgagccaccgcgcccggcaatttttgtatttttagtagaaacagggtttcaccacgttggccaggctgatctcgaactccggATCCACTCACTTCAgagggcttttcttttctaaagcaTAAGTGGTCCCACCAAAGACCACTCTGGCAAGACCACAGATGCTATGATTCTCAGAACCTTCCAGAACAGGTGCCCCGAGGTCATAGCTGATCTGACCTCCAGCCTCCCGGGGTTCCCTctgactcctggcctcaggaaaAGGAGGGAGTTGGTGGTTGGTGGACCCTGATGGTATCATCACCTCAGATTGGGGCTCTGAGGGCAGAATTTTCCCTTGCCAGGCACAGGCTGTGGGGCCTTTTCTTATCTCAGCTGGGCAGCCTGGGTGGGTGACGGTAGGGAGGGGAGATGAGTGATGTCACCCAGGCACTGCTTACCCACCCAAAGGCAGCAGGAGGGGGGTGTTGGTCCAGGAGCTGAGCAGGCATGACACTGTGTTCATCACACCGGCCCCACCTGTAGCCTGGCCCAGCCCCAACCTGGAGCTCATCTCCACAGAGGCTGTGTGGCTCAGCggtgggtggggcagggtggTCAAGCCCTGAGGGGAGAAGTCTGAATGCTGAAGGAAGCTGGGTTCTGAGTCACAATTCAATGCCCACGGCTCCTCCCCAGCCAGTGACCTGCCATTTCCTGCGCTGTCATGCCTGACAGTGAGCACCTTCATTTTAcataggaggaaactgaggctgagggaaAGTGCACTGAACTGGGAGGAATTCAAACTGGGGCTCAGGTCTGTGGGAGCTCAGGACTCCGAGTCTAGATGGGCAGGATATGTCTGAGTGatctgggctgggctggagggTCTCAGAGGGAGGAAAGGCTCGACCCCACTTGGGAAcggtgaggaagaggagggggtcTATGGAGCCGGGGGGACCTGAATGTAGGTAGACTCATATTCCCTGCTGGCCATACCTCCCTGGGCCTGTGGGACTCCAGGTATAGATGCCTAAAACCCTGGGTGACTGCCACACAGAGAAGAGGGCATAAGCCACCAAGATCTCTGCCTTGAGCAGGGGGGGGACTATGCAGAAACAGGGCCTTTCTTATGGGTCCCATATCTGTGAGGGTCGCTGCAGTGCAGTGCAAAGAGTGTTTGAATCCTGTCTCCATTCTGCACTGATTAATAGTTATGTGGCCTTGGGCTAGCAGCTTCACCTCTATAAGCACTTCGGTTTTATCATATCTAAAATGACAATCAGACACATAAGGCTAATTGTTCTAAGGATTAGAGCTAATGGTGTGAAGGACCCAGCACAGGACCTGGCTCATGAATGGAAGGTTCTCCGTGTTGTTGAATATTTGAAGGAATGAAGGCTGTCTGAACTAATTCTTGCAGAATTCATCATTTCCAGGATTGGGGGTCTGAGGACTTCCGTGTGAATGTTGAAAAGAGGAGGGA
This region of Macaca fascicularis isolate 582-1 chromosome 1, T2T-MFA8v1.1 genomic DNA includes:
- the MOB3C gene encoding MOB kinase activator 3C → MALCLKQVFAKDKTFRPRKRFEPGTQRFELYKKAQASLKSGLDLRSVVRLPPGENIDDWIAVHVVDFFNRINLIYGTMAERCSETSCPVMAGGPRYEYRWQDERQYRRPAKLSAPRYMALLMDWIEGLINDEEVFPTRVGVPFPKNFQQVCTKILTRLFRVFVHVYIHHFDSILSMGAEAHVNTCYKHFYYFIREFSLVDQRELEPLREMTERICH